The sequence CCGTCATTTACAAATACCTCAATGGACGAGCGATCGACAAACACCTGCAGCTTCAACGTACTGCTTGTTTCCGGCAAGGTAACCGCGCTTATAGATGTATCTCCAGCACCAGAAGTGCAACAATCCAGAAGCAGTTTGCGCTCACTGGGCAAATACCGGATAACCGTTCTTTCCTGGCCATCCTCTGAGACCAGCAGGCTCAGTTCAAGCAGCTTCGCTTGTATGCCCTCAAGGTCAAACTCAACGATCCATTCGCAGCCTTGACCGTTCTTCAAGCTCCAAACAGCGCTTTCACCTGCCGCGAGGGTCACACCGGAAACCATTATTCCTTCCTCCCGCAGTAGCTCCAACTCAGGCACCGGCCGGGAGGCTAGCTTTCCATCCAGCATTAGAACCAGTTCACGCGGAACTGTCATTGCGCCATACCAGCCGCGATCCTCACGTGCCATCTCCGCTCCCCAGTGATCCATCCAGGCGATCATGATCCTTCTACCTTGATTGTCCAGTAGTGTCTGCGCCGCATAGAAGTCAGGTCCGTGATCAAGCATTGCTTCTTGCTCCGGTGTGAATTTGCCGCTCTCATAATCCATTTCGCCGACCATATATAAATTTTTCGCACCCTCCATATTCATGGGCGACAGCACCAGTACATGCTTATCGCCAAGGGGGAACAGATCGGGACATTCCCACATATCGCCATGGGTGCCGTCACTTTCGGCTGCCACTCCCATGTACGCCCATTCCTCCAGATCCGCTGAGCGGTAGAGCAGCGCTTGGCCTTTGCCTTCTCTCCCGGAGCCGATCACCATATACCACAGCTCCCCATGACGCCAGACCTTCGGATCACGGAAACCTGTATTCCCTTCATCCGGGGAGACGGCAATCAGTGGATTAGCGGGATGCTTGTCAAAAGTAATCCCATCTACGCTCGTAGCCGCACACTGCACTTCCATCGGCTGCCTGCCGTCGACATGACCGGTATAGATCAAGGTCAATACGCCATCCTGTTCAATGGCACTGCCGGACCAGCAGCCGTAACCGCCGCTTTGCCCCAACTCATAAGGCTCGGTGGGTGCCAACGCGATGGGCAGATGCTTCCAGTGCAGCAGATCTTTACTTGTCACATGGCCCCAGTGCATCGGCCCCCACTTATCACTGTAAGGATGATGCTGATAGAATAGGTGGTATTCCCCTTTGAAATAAATCAGTCCGTTCGGATCATTCATCCAGCCGGCCTCCGGCATAACGTGATATTGCAGCCGATAATCATCCTGTGCCACAATCTTCGCTGCAGCTGCTACCGCCTCATCCGCCAGCCGGATACTCTCTTTGTGTTGTTGCTTCTCTCCCGAGACATTCATGCTGCATGCTCCTATTCATTGATTAGTTGAGCTAATTGTAGCTGAGACAGAAGAGAAATCATTTCAAAATGATCGGGTGTGGAGTTGTGATGTTTTCAGGGGCTGTTGGGGCTGGGATGCCGTCCATTGCGTGAAAGTTTTGGACTTACGATCTCTGGTATCTTTGGATTTCCTGATTGGAACCGCCTCTCGCGGTAGAAATCCAAAAATAAAGGAGAACGCTATCGCTTCTCCAGTTCCAAAATTTCACTCCATTCCTATATCCCAAAGAGTAGAACATGCAAAGGGGCCTCTACTCAGAAGTTTAATCATCTGAGGAGAGACCCCTTTAAGGTTAATGCCATACTCAACACATAATGAACACTTTTAGGGAATATTGGCGGACAGAGGTTCTGTTATTATCCATCCAAATTTGTCTAGAGCCCGCATCCCATTTCACTCTTAAAGAATTTCTCCACTACCCCTGTTTCTTCAAAAAGCACTCCCGGTACTCCTTCGGGCTTTTGCCGCAATATTTTTTGAAGGAGGTACTGAAATAGCTGGAGCTGGAATAACCGACGAGCATGGCGATATCGGTCAGCTTGAGTTCGTTCTCCCGCAGGAGCTGTTCCGCCTTCGTAATTCTTAGTCTAGTGACATAATCGCTGAACGTGATCCCCACATGCTGCTTGAATAGTCCAGACAAGTAGGTCTCATTCAGATGAAACATATCTGCAAGGGAAGAGAGCGTCAGCTCATAGCTGAAATTCTCTTCCACATATTTCCTGACTGCCTCAACCATATGTTGACCATTGGAAAAGCGTGTTTTCTTCACTTCCTCCATCACGAGCTGCGCCAGCTCCTCAATCTGTCCCATCACCCCTTCACGAGACTGATAGTCGGAAATGGTCATTTGGCAATTCCACAAATATTTCTGCAGTGAGGAGCCTCCCCATTCGAATTTTTTGGCAATGGAGCTGAACAATAGCAGCATCCGCAGTGCAAGGAAGGTAAAAGCGAACATCGGTGTATCTCTTTCACTGGTAAAAATTACATCAAGCTGGTTACGGAAGGCATTCATGTCCAGGTTCTCAATCGCCTGCACCAGCTTCCGTTCTGCCTCCGGGGAGAAGGCTCGCGTCAGCTCCCGCACCCGCTCGCCATCGCCATTCTTATAGACTGTACTTTGGCTCCAGGACAGCATGCAGGAAGCATAACCGTTCTTTAGCCGCTTTAGTCCCTTCATTTCCTCCCCTATCCCCGATACACTTTCCAGCTTCAGATAGCTGCTAATGTTCCGCTTCAGCTCTTGTACGAAACGTTCAGCTTTGCTGTGTTGCTCCGCCCCCTTCTTCACGATGATCAGAAAATACATCATGGAGGAATTGCTCACATCACTGAACGGGTACAGCCCTTTCCATTTGGCTGCAGTCTCCCGGCATAACATTTGAAAGGCCAAATTCAGCAGATCCCGGCGTTCCTGCCGGTCTGTCATTCGTCCTTCCGGGATTCTCATCTCCATGGCCACAAACTGTACCACCAAATCATCCGCAGCAAGCGGAGTCAGCTGGAGCTGCTGCAATCGTTCTTTTACAGCCGCTACGCTGTACCACTCATCCTTCACCATTTGCAGCAAAAAATTCTCCTGCAGCAGCCTAAGCTGCTCATTCTTCCGCAGTAATTCCAGCTGAGAGGCTCGAATATGCTCATGCTCCGCCTTAATATCTTCCCCAAGCTTGCCAAGCAGCTCATTCAGTTCACTGCGCGCTACCGGCTTAAGCAAATAATCCTTCACTCCGAGCTGAATAGCCGCTTTTAAATAATCAAAGTCAGAGTACCCCGACAACACAACAGTCCGCAGGAACGGATACCGCTGCTTGCATATTCTAATAAATTCAATACCATCCATCTGCGGCATACGGATGTCGGAGATAACCACCTGTGGCAAGGGTCCTCGTTCCAGCAGCTCCAGTGCCTCACTTCCGCTTGCAGCCTCCGATACAATGGCAAAGCCGGCAGCCTCCCAGTCAATCTTGGCTTTGATACTATTGCGCACGCCCTTTTCATCATCAACCAGCATAATTTCGAACATCATTTCACCCCTTGATCATTGGCAGCATTAACGAAATCGTTGTCCCCGTCCCCATTTTCGAATCCAGCACAAATTCAAACTGTTCATCATAATACAAAAGACATCGGGATAGCACATTTCGCAGTCCAATGCTGTCTCCCTTATCGTTTAGAATCCCCACGCTGTCCTTCAGCTCCGTATCAGCAATGATATTACGAATCAGCTCCTGCGTCATTCCAACACCGTTGTCCTGAATCTTCAAGTGCAGACGACCTTCAAACAAGCAAGACGTAAGCGTAACCTCGGCGATACCACCTTTTTCCAGACTATACTTCACGGCATTCTCGACCAGCGGCTGTAAAATGAACTTCGCAATCAACAGATCATCGGCTTCAGCCTCTTGGTTAATCTTCACAACAAGATGATCCTCGTGACGCAGCTTCAAGATAAATAAGTAATCATGGATATAACTGAACTCCTCGCTGACTTTGACCAGATCGCTATCCAGGTTCAGAGAATATCGCATCATTTTTGCCAAGGCCTCTGTTGCATCCATGACCAGATCCTCTCTTTTCATCGCCGCAAGACCGCTGATGATCTCCAGGGTGTTGTTGTAAAAATGCGGATTAATCTGCAGCAGGAGCGCCTTGTATTCGGCATTCTTCCGCCGCAGATTGGTCTCAAACTCTGTCTCGATCAAATACTGCAGCCGATGGGTCATCTGTTCGAACACGCCAGTCACATATCCGACTTCGCTCTTCCTAGCTCTAACCTTTGGCATATTCTTCAACGCTAGCTCAAATTGTCCGTGTTTGACATGTCTCATCGCCCGCGCCATCGTACTCAGAGGTTTCGTAATATCGGTAGACAACCATAAAGCAACAACAATAACAACGATAAGTAGAACAAAGCTGGCATACAACAGCGTTTCTTTGATATGAGTAATGGTGGCATACAATTCCGCCTCTGGCACTTCACCGACAATCAACCAGTCTTGCGCTGGAAGTTTACGGTAAAAGAACAAATAATCCATACCTTTCAGGTGGAGCGGAAAAATTCCGCTGGTCTGCCCATCCCTATTATTTTCAAGAATATAAAGCCCCTCGTTAAGCACATTTTCGTAGCCAGACAGGTTCTGGTTTAACACACTGAGGCCATCATCAGTCAGCAAAAAAGCCTTACCACTCTTGCCAAAGCTAATCTTGTCAATATCCTCGCGGAGCAGTTCTGAAGGATAGTTAACTTTGATCACCCCTACATTTTTTAACGATTGCAGCTGCACCAGAGGCAGCACCAAGCTGTTAATATCCCGCGCCCGCATGCTGTCATCAGCCTGTTCTTTGTCCTTATGTGCTTGCGTCCAGCGAACGTCTTGTTCCTTGTACTGCTTATACCAGATACTATTCCTGTAACTCTTATCCTGCGTCCAGAGCCCTCCCTCTTCCTCCGCAAAGGTTGAGATGGAGATCACATTCGAATTATTAATGGCATAGGAAGAGAGAAACTCCCGCAGCTTTTGCTTGGCCAAAAATTGTTCGCCCTTTGTACTCTCATCATTCAGATCAGCCGTGATCCAATCCTGCGTAGTATCGCTGCTCAGAATCTGATTGCCTGTATCCTCGATTTGGGTCAATAGCGTACTGACATGGGAAGCATACTGATCAATGGTTTGCAGGGTCGAGGTCTGGGTGGACGCTTGGATCAGCTTGGCAGATTCCCTGCTCAGGATAAAGACAACAGCGGTAATCGGAATAATCAACAAAATTGAAAAAACCAGCATCAATCTGCTGCGTAACGAGTACAACATGTTTTCGCGCTCCTTGCCTATCAGTATGATCCAAAAACTCAAGAAGAAACGGCTTCGCCGTCCTTTTATGGACGGTGCCCGTTTCTTCGAGAAAAATAAACATAATTTATCGTGTGAAACCTATACATTCTTATCTTTCAGAAAGAGACGACCGGTATCCCGGAATCGCCTCTTTTGAAATGCATTGCGAGCTTTTTTTTATTTTTGTGGCAGATCCTTATAGGCTTTGTCTATTTTTTTGATGGCATCAGCAATAGAGGCATCAATGTTGCGGCCGCTGATCGTAACTTCTTCGAACACTTTGTTAACGGCTTCCGACATTTGCGGAAAGATTGGTGTGATTGGGCGCGGTCTGCCGAATTTCTGGTTTTGGACTACAAAGATATTCTTCGGATATTCGTTCAGCTCCGGAAATTCCTTGGATACGGAATAGCGGGCTGGAATATCCTTCGTGATCGTGCAATAGGTTAAGGCACCGTCATGCCCGGTTACCCAGTTCACAAATTGCCAAGCAGCCTCAGCATTTTTACTCTTGGAGGATATCGCCAACGACCAGCTACCGTTCGCTACTGCCTGTTGTACTTCTTTTGGTAGAGGAGCAATGTCGAAATCTTCTCCTAATTTAAAATTCGGAAATTTATCCGCATAATTCGAGAGCGACCATGAACCGTCAATCGTCATCGCCAGTTTGCTGTTAGGAAACGGTTCAGGTGGATACTCAAGTGACGATACCTTGTCTTTATTATAGAGGTCAGAGAAGAACTGCAACGCTTTTTTGGTCTCCGGCTTATCCAGATAGCCTTTGGAGGTCGTTCCGTCCGGACTCATAATCTCGCCGCCAAACTGCCAGATAATCGGATATTTGAAGTACGCCGTTCCACCCGCATTGCCAAAGCCCTGCGCCGGATCTATTCCGTAAATCCCTTTTGCTGGATCATTAACCTTTTTGGCCGCATCCAATACCTGATCCCAGGTCCAAGCTTCCTCTGGGTTTTTAGATGGAAGAGCAATTCCCTTTTCTTCGAACATTTTTTTATTATAGAATAAAGCAATTGAGGATTCCGTAAGTGGCGCCATATAAATTTCGTTCTGATAAGTATACGTAGCAATAGTTGATTCCGGTATATCCTCCAGATTGCCGTCTGTTTTAAAATAAGCAGTCAGCGGCTGTAATGCACCAGCTTGAGCATAGGAGGCCATATTCGGACCATCAATCGCCATAATATCCGGCGGGTTGCCCGACGCGATCGATGTACGCAGCTTGGTATCATAATCAGAATAAGGGATGGGACTCATCTCAACTTTAATATTTGGATGTTTTTCATTAAATGAAGCTACCAGTTGATCGTAGGCCGAGTTCTCTGCATCATTTCCCGAGTTTCTCCAGAACGTTAGTGTCACTTTCTCTTCTTTAGGTGTAGATGACGCCCCCGCCGGCTCTGAATTCCCTCCCTTGTCTCCACATCCGGCGAGCAGACCGAATGCTAACATCACGCTTAATACGACTCTACTCTTGCTGCTCAATAATGCTCTCCCCTTTCATCTACTTGCTTACGCTTACAACTGAATAATATCAGACCATTCCCACGATAAAATTCATTATCCTCTGCTTCGCACTTTCAAAATATTCGGGATTTCACTGAATACCTGCGCGACCCGAGTTTCTTCCGCGATCTTGAGGTGATGAAAGATAGTCAGGAGGTTATACAAAGCTTGAGCCAGCAGTATGAGATCTATATTACTACGGCAACGTTGGAATTCCCAAGCTCGTTCACGGCAAAATACGAATGGCTGCGTGAGCGGGTATGACCGGGTGAACAATTGGCAGGAGGTCCGGCATTATTTCCTTAAACAAGAACAGCCGGCTTCGCCGTCCTTTTAGGAATGAGATAGCATGCAAGCACACGCAAATGAACCCCGCCGGCAACCAACCGGTGGGGTCCATTATATTTAGAGCTTTATATCTTAAACTTCTCGACCAGACCCAGCAATTCTTTGGCACTTACCGTATTCTCATCTGCCATCGCTGCTTCCTGGAAAGTCTTCTCCACAATATCCGCCGTCTTCTCGGCAATATCCTGAACCCCAATAGCACCTTCATTAACTGTCGCGGCTACCTCATTAACCGCAATAGCGATACTGGATACCGTCATGTTCAAATGTTCAGCAGCAGTATCCAGCTGGTTCATCAGCTCATTTACCATAGAGGCATCATTATTGTATTGCTGGCTGACCTCATTCAAACGCTCGTAATCGCCCAGTACATTCTGGTCTATAAAGGAAAGGATCGCCTCAGAGTTCTCTTTCATTTGCTCAACGGAGCTGTATACACCCTTCACGACGCCTTGTATTCCTGCTGCCGTCTCCGAAGATTTCTCAGCTAACTTGCGGATCTCTCCGGCAACGACTGCGAACCCTCGGCCTGCTTCTCCCGCTCTGGCGGCCTCAATCGCTGCATTTAGTGCCAGCAGATTGGTCTGGCTCGTAATCGAAAGAATCGTATCGGCCAATACATTGATTTCCGATATCGAATTGGATTGCTCAATCGCCTTTTCCATATCAATCCGCACCGATTCATAGATCCGCTTGGCATTCTCCGTAGATTCATTCGCATCATGCTGTAAGGCCAAGGCGCGTTCCGTAATCTGGCCGGAAACTTCGGCCCCTTCCTTAACTCTGCCGGAGATCGTTCTTACGTTGTTCTCAATCTCATGAATTGCGGCGGTCATCTCTTGGGTCGAAGCCGCTGTCTCTTCCATACCTGCAGATAATTGCTCTGTAGTAGCCGAATTATCATGGGCATTTTCTCTTACGTAATTAGACAGCTTCTCCAGCGTTTCCGCATTATCCAACACCTTGGTAGAAATCGTGATTAAGCTTTCGGCCATTTCCCGCAGAACCGCCCGGGTCTTGAACATGGCTCGGGCGATTGTCCCCGTCTCATCCTTACTCTTGCCCAAATACTCATATTTTTCATTATATTCCAGATCAAGATCTGCTGTTTTATTAATCAGTTCTGTGAGCTTAACAATGGGTGAAGAAATCCTCCCCGCTACGACAAAACCAACAAATATGGTAAGCACGAGACTGATTATACCAATCAGCAGAATAAAGTTGGTCATATCATGCACAGGTTTCGTGATTTCACCGATATCCCCTGTCAGGACTAACGTCCAATTGGTTTCGGGCAATACTGTATATGCTGCTTTTTTATCCTTACCATTAAAAACATATTCCACGATGCTATCAGCCGGTTTCTCACCGCCTTTTATACGTTCAACTACAGCCTTAATCTGTGCATTCTCTACAGATGTTCCGATCTTCGTCTTATCCGGATGGTATAATATTACGCCGGTCTCATCAACCAGATAGGCATACGAGGAGGCTGCGCTCATCACCTTGGCACTTGCTAAGTACTTTATGATACTATCTGCACTTACAGCCGAAGCTACGAAGCCGATCATCTTCCCATCACTCTTTACTGGATGTACGAAAGCCAGTACAAAAGCTCCTGTGGCTTTGGACTTCAGTGTCTCACTGATTACAGGCTCACCAGTCTTAATCACAGTCTTTGTATAATTTCTGTCACTAAAATCTGTTCCCTGCGTCTTTAGGTTACTATCTGCAATGGCTATACCTTTCATATCAACAACAAACATATGCTCAAGGTTGCCAGCATCCTTCACCAGCCCTTGAAGCTTAGTATCAACTTCAGCCTGGAGCTTGTCTCCTGTTGGAATTCCGCCGTTTCCAGCTTTGAGCAGCAGATCAGTAATCTCTGTCTCTCCGGCAACCAACTGCATATTCCTTTTTTCTTTATCAATCATTGCTTCGATCGTTTCTGCTTTGTCTGTGTTGATTTGCTTCATTGAAGATTCGGTAAGATCCATAATGGTGCTGGTGGACTTATTGTACGTAAATCCTCCCATTAGTGCAGTTGAAAAGACTGTAATAGCAATCATCATAACCGATAGTTTCATTCGAATCTTCATATTAATCTACGTCCTTCCGCCTTGTTCTCTACTCGCCCCAAACGAATTACAATTTCAAAAAACGAATTACATTTATTACAATTAATATCGGAAATATGAGTATGATTATGAATATTGCAACGTAGAAAAATAGAATATATTATCGTATTTTGTCGAATTTTAAAGATTAAAGTTTTTTTATGTTTATTTTGAACTAAGACAGAAAAAAAGACAGACCGGATAATTCATCCGATCTGCCGTTTTTCCTTAACTTACATCTTAAACTTCTCGACCAGACCCAGCAATTCTTTGGCACTTACCGTATTCTCATCTGCCATCGCCGCTTCCTGAAAAGTCTTCTCCACAATATCCGCCGTCTTCTCGGCAATATCCTGAACCCCAATAGCACCTTCATTAACTGTCGCGGCTACCTCATTAACCGCAATAGCGATACTGGATACCGTCATGTTCAAATGTTCAGCAGCAGTATCAAGCTGGTTCATCAGTTCATTAACCATAGAGGCATCATTATTGTATTGTTGGCTGACCTCATTCAAACGCTCGTAATCGCCCAGTACATTCTGGTCTATAAAGGAAAGGATCGCCTCAGAGTTCTCTTTCATTTGCTCAACCGAGCTGTATACACCCTTCACGACGCCTTGTATTCCTGCTGCCGTCTCCGAAGATTTCTCGGCTAACTTGCGGATCTCTCCGGCAACGACTGCGAACCCTCGGCCTGCTTCTCCCGCTCTGGCGGCCTCAATCGCTGCATTTAGTGCCAGCAGATTGGTCTGGCTCGTAATCGAAAGAATCGTATCGGCCAATACATTGATTTCCGATATCGAATTGGATTGCTCAATCGCCTTTTCCATATCAATCCGCACCGATTCATAGATCCGCTTGGCATTCTCCGTAGATTCATTCGCATCATGCTGTAAGGCCAAGGCGCGTTCCGTAATCTGGCCGGATACTTCAGCTCCTTCTTTAACCCTGCCGGAGATGGTTCTTACGTTGTTCTCAATCTCATGAATTGCGGCTGTCATCTCTTGGGTAGAAGCCGCTGTCTCTTCCATACCTGCAGATAATTGCTCTGTAGTAGCCGAATTATCGTGGGCATTCTCTCTCACGTCATTAGACAGTTTCTCCAGCGCTTCCGCATTATCCAGCACCTTGGTAGAAATCGTGATTAAGCTTTCGGCCATTTCCCGCAGAACCGCTCGGGTCTTGAACATGGCTCGGGCGATTGTCCCCGTCTCATCCTTACTCTTGCCCAAATACTCATATTTTTCATTATATTCCAGATCAAGATCTGCTGTTTTATTAATCAGTTCTGTAAGCTTAACAATGGGTGAAGAAATCCTCCCCGCCACGACAAAACCAACAAATATGGTAAGCACGAGACTGATTATACCAATCAGCAGAATAAAGTTGGTCATATCATGTACAGGTTTCGTGATTTCACCGATATCTCCAGTCAGGACTAACGTCCAATTGGTATCGGGCAATACTGTATAAGCTGCTTTTTTATCCTTACCCTTAAAAACATATTCCACGATGCTATCAGCCGGTTTCTCACCGTCTTTTATGTGTGCTACTACAGCCTTAATCTGGGCATTCTCTACAGGTGTTCCGATCTTCGTCTTATCCGGATGGTATAATATTACGCCGGTCTCATCAACCAGATAGGCATAGGAAGAAGCTGCGCTCATCACCTTAGCATCTTCCAAATATTTCATGATACTATCCGCACTTACTGAAGCGGCTACAAATCCTATCATCTGCCCTTCGCTCATCACGGGATGTGCAAATACTACAACATAAGCACCAGTAGCTTTGGATTTCAGCGTCTCACTAATAACTGGTGCAGCAGTTTTGATCACGTCCTTCGTATAATTCCTTTCACTATAGTCTGTTCCGAGTGTCTTAGGGTTACTATCTGCTATAACAATGCCTTTCATATCAACAACAAACAGATGTTCCAGATTACCAGCATCCTTTGCCAGTCCCAAAAGCTTAGCATTGACCTCAGCTTGAAATTCGTCTCCCACTGAAATCCCACCGCTACTGGCTTTAGTAAGTATGTCAGTAATCTCTGTCTGGCCAGCTACGTTTGCCACATTTCTTTTTTCTTTATCAATCATTACTTCGATCGTTTCTGCTTTGTTCGTGTTGATTTGCTTCATTGATGATTCGGTAAGGTTCATAATAGTGCTGGTGGACTTATTGTACGTAAATCCTCCCATTAGTGCAGTTGAAAAGACCGTAATAGCAATCATCATAACCGATAGTTTCATTCGAATCTTCATCTTATTCTACTTCCTTCTCTCTGATTTCTACTTTTCACTAAATAATTTTATTTTCAGAAAACAAATCATATGTATTACAATTATATCGGGTGCCTGTGTATGATTATGAATATGTACAGCAGAAAAAAGAAAATATTATCGTATATTGTCGTATATTGTCTAAATTTAAATATCAAAGTATTTTTATTATGAATTTTGAACTAAAATAGAAAAAACGACAGACCGGATAAATTATCCGATCTGTCGTTTTTTTTAAGAATGTGCCTCTGTTTTGGGTACCCTCTTGCCTGCGTCTTCCAGCAACAAGCGCCTAGCCCTGCCCCGAATAAAAAATCCGGACGCTGCAGCTAGAATCTGCTGGAATAACATCCCCGAAATGACCGGAAGCGCAACAGCGGGAGGAAAATACTTTACGGCAAGTACAGCGCCGGCGCTCAAATTGCGCATACCGGAATTAAACTGAACCGCCACTGAATCTTCGTAATTCCAGTGAAAGCGGCGGGCCACTAATGCTCCAACCACATAGCCAAGCACAACGGTTACGAAGGTTATACCAATAATTAAGGCCAGTTTGCCATCTGGATGCTTCAAATAACGGGCAATACTGGCACCGTTAATAGCTACAACAATGAACAGTCCTACTTTAACAAATGGTGACAGCGGCGGGCCACATACGGTGCTGATCTTCCCCTTGGTCCACTGATTCAGCAGCATTCCTGCTAGAGAAGGCAACACGACCATCCACAGCAGCCCCTTCATCATATCTCCCAGCTGAATCTGTACACTCGTACCCATCAGCAGATGCAGTGTACCTGGCACGATAAGCGGTGAGAGCAAGGTATCAATCAGAATAAGTGCCAGTGTCAGCGCGATATTGCCACCGTATATGGATACCCAAACCACACTGACTACACCCGTAGGAATCGCAAACAACAGCACGTAACCCGTTACCGTATAAGGATCATCCGGAAAAATAGCCATCGCCACCAGCCAACCAATCAGCGGCATAATTACATGGAGAATCAGCATGAGGATAATCAGCTTCTGCGGTTTAACGAGAACGGTCAGCAGATCACGGAAATTGGACTTAAAGCTACCGATTAGCGTCATCATGGCAAATATCCACGGCACAAGGCCTGTGTACGGCAGCAGTCTGCTTTCGTTCAGCACACCGACCACGATCGCTGTCGGAGTGATCAGTGGCATTATTTTTTCCAAAAAGCTATTCGAGCGCACTAGTCCATTCCGAATTTGGGTAAGCATTTGGTCCTCCTTCCCTCTGTTTGAAGCTCCATTATGACGAACTTACACTCCTTGCGGAAACAATGCATCCAGCGCCGGACAAGGAAGCTTATCCAAAAATTGCGCCAACGGTGCAGGCATGTTGCTGTAAAGATCCTTAAGTGAGGTACCCTCATAGATATTGCCGATAATCACCGGATGGCATAACTCTGAAATAAGAATATCCCCGTTGCCATGCAAATGCAGCTGCTTTTTCCCTTCGATACAATG comes from Paenibacillus sp. 19GGS1-52 and encodes:
- a CDS encoding bile acid:sodium symporter family protein; this encodes MLTQIRNGLVRSNSFLEKIMPLITPTAIVVGVLNESRLLPYTGLVPWIFAMMTLIGSFKSNFRDLLTVLVKPQKLIILMLILHVIMPLIGWLVAMAIFPDDPYTVTGYVLLFAIPTGVVSVVWVSIYGGNIALTLALILIDTLLSPLIVPGTLHLLMGTSVQIQLGDMMKGLLWMVVLPSLAGMLLNQWTKGKISTVCGPPLSPFVKVGLFIVVAINGASIARYLKHPDGKLALIIGITFVTVVLGYVVGALVARRFHWNYEDSVAVQFNSGMRNLSAGAVLAVKYFPPAVALPVISGMLFQQILAAASGFFIRGRARRLLLEDAGKRVPKTEAHS
- a CDS encoding methyl-accepting chemotaxis protein, which encodes MKIRMKLSVMMIAITVFSTALMGGFTYNKSTSTIMNLTESSMKQINTNKAETIEVMIDKEKRNVANVAGQTEITDILTKASSGGISVGDEFQAEVNAKLLGLAKDAGNLEHLFVVDMKGIVIADSNPKTLGTDYSERNYTKDVIKTAAPVISETLKSKATGAYVVVFAHPVMSEGQMIGFVAASVSADSIMKYLEDAKVMSAASSYAYLVDETGVILYHPDKTKIGTPVENAQIKAVVAHIKDGEKPADSIVEYVFKGKDKKAAYTVLPDTNWTLVLTGDIGEITKPVHDMTNFILLIGIISLVLTIFVGFVVAGRISSPIVKLTELINKTADLDLEYNEKYEYLGKSKDETGTIARAMFKTRAVLREMAESLITISTKVLDNAEALEKLSNDVRENAHDNSATTEQLSAGMEETAASTQEMTAAIHEIENNVRTISGRVKEGAEVSGQITERALALQHDANESTENAKRIYESVRIDMEKAIEQSNSISEINVLADTILSITSQTNLLALNAAIEAARAGEAGRGFAVVAGEIRKLAEKSSETAAGIQGVVKGVYSSVEQMKENSEAILSFIDQNVLGDYERLNEVSQQYNNDASMVNELMNQLDTAAEHLNMTVSSIAIAVNEVAATVNEGAIGVQDIAEKTADIVEKTFQEAAMADENTVSAKELLGLVEKFKM